The genomic DNA TAACTCCGAAGGAGTCGAAAATCCGTGAAAATCTGTGAGATCTGTGGGAAAATTCAACATTACAAGAAAATGGATTTACGAAGTTACACCAAGCAGGAGTTAGCCCTGCTCTATTTTCCGGATTCCGACCCGGACGTGGCAAGAGCCCATCTGATGAGATGGATTGTAAGATGCACCCAGCTCTACGAGCAGCTGCTGAAGAGTGGATACAACAAGAGCTGCAAGGAGTTCAATCCTCTGCAAGTATCCTATATTTTCTTCCATTTGGGAGAACCCTGATATTTATCAGTGATAATCGGTGAGTATCGGTGAGCAACAATGAGCATCGGTGAGTTGGGAAAA from Segatella copri includes the following:
- a CDS encoding DUF4248 domain-containing protein, whose protein sequence is MDLRSYTKQELALLYFPDSDPDVARAHLMRWIVRCTQLYEQLLKSGYNKSCKEFNPLQVSYIFFHLGEP